The Elaeis guineensis isolate ETL-2024a chromosome 3, EG11, whole genome shotgun sequence region CCTCCGCCGGTTCCTCTGCCGGGAGAATCGCTCCGGTGGGGATTCATCGGAATTGGGGGAGAAGAAGTCGCTGCTGAGCCACAGCTTGAAGGATTTATTCTCGTCGTCGCCGCCGCCGtcggaaggggaagaagaggttAATTGGGGTGATGGTGGGGGAGGAGTTGAACTGGAAACGGGACGCGGCAGTTTGGCGAGGATGTGGGGGTTCGAGGGGCGGAGCGGCGGAGGCGCGAGGAGGTTCGGATCGGTGGCGCGGCTCCGAGATCGGTTGCTTAGGAAGGCTTGGCGACCCGTTCTGGTTGCCATTCCCGAGTGAGTAAAATAACCGTGGCTGGGGATGTTTTTCCTTTTTATTGAGTGTAAATATTTTTCTACCCTTTTTATTTTTCCTATCCAAGGAATTATGTTAAGAATTCCTTGCTGGAAAATTACGTTATTTATAAACTTTTCTATAAGAATATTTACTATATTAATATTTTCACTGCATtatctaaataaaataatattttcagtTCAAATTTCTATATCAGCTGAAAGTTATTTTTATTCGAGACTGAGACAAACCGCTGTATAAGAATCATTTCTTAAGTAAATACACGCACAGCTATTTCAGCCCTCAACCTCCCGAAAAGAACCGAAAAAAAAAACGGGGGGGTACCAACGCTAGCTCGAGAGCGGGATTCGGCGGTCCATGCATCACATCAGTATCAGGTGACGCGCtattttgcttttattttttcAGAGAGAAGCTCAGATCATAAAGGGTAGGTGGTTTTCacttcaatccatcttttgtGGCCGTCCATCTCATGATGCTATAGATTCTAATGTATCAAGTGTCA contains the following coding sequences:
- the LOC105041261 gene encoding uncharacterized protein; the encoded protein is MREMRALRKFRLLATKCVAASTPPRSPAAGGGAERSCHFRRQRTPNKLHKLLSLRRFLCRENRSGGDSSELGEKKSLLSHSLKDLFSSSPPPSEGEEEVNWGDGGGGVELETGRGSLARMWGFEGRSGGGARRFGSVARLRDRLLRKAWRPVLVAIPE